A single Candidatus Rubidus massiliensis DNA region contains:
- the ccsA gene encoding Cytochrome c biogenesis protein CcsA — protein sequence MFNKFLTLVCLVLSTFSFCSEWSEVPVSYKGRFRAFEGYRLLAGELFNFKETDGILPKELFLIELQFTPFNLVREKKIIPIKNQRLKKILQLDQNQKIFTYDQVLKNYTNRFNTTTEQWQDLERAMNLLSSLKENHLKKGVSYDEVFLRLLPAKKGKGEWLPLFLLDQSEKNFSAYNDNQFFEIKEIYQRIKQKFHNNEYPLEDVELLGKKLKDAYRTIAGTEYIKSNSKSLHYPSLFHLKMEFFYYHYPWIDSMLLLYALSILFYFLSFKGCLIFFGSAFSIHTGVLLLRCFILERPPVSNMFETVIYVPYITACSALVLALINRFRLALVLSAIISIIFLGLLQVTSIDSGLENVQAVLDSQYWLIIHVLMVVGSYGLFFLAGTLGHYYLLANREKAVERLILKTLYVATALLIGGTILGGVWAAQSWGRFWDWDPKESWAFISSCIYLCWIHAYRFGKIRGFGLAIGSVIGLTFISFTWYGVNYILGTGLHSYGFGNGGEIYFYFYLLAEVLFVTSMIVANRYSKKISENATS from the coding sequence ATGTTTAACAAATTTTTAACTCTTGTTTGTCTGGTACTTAGCACATTTTCCTTTTGTTCTGAATGGAGTGAAGTTCCCGTATCCTACAAAGGTAGATTTCGGGCTTTTGAAGGCTATCGTTTATTAGCGGGTGAACTATTTAACTTTAAAGAAACAGATGGAATTCTTCCTAAGGAACTTTTTTTAATTGAACTTCAGTTTACCCCTTTTAATCTAGTTCGAGAAAAAAAAATTATTCCAATCAAAAATCAACGATTAAAAAAGATTTTGCAATTAGATCAAAATCAAAAAATATTTACCTATGATCAAGTCTTAAAAAATTATACTAATAGATTTAATACAACTACAGAACAATGGCAAGACCTAGAAAGGGCTATGAATCTATTAAGTAGTTTAAAGGAAAACCATTTAAAAAAGGGTGTTTCTTATGATGAGGTTTTTCTAAGACTTTTACCTGCTAAAAAGGGAAAGGGAGAATGGCTGCCTCTTTTTTTATTAGATCAATCAGAAAAGAATTTTAGTGCATATAATGATAATCAATTTTTTGAAATTAAGGAGATTTATCAACGTATAAAACAAAAATTTCACAATAATGAATATCCTTTAGAAGACGTAGAATTGCTAGGAAAAAAATTAAAAGATGCGTATCGAACGATAGCCGGAACGGAATACATCAAGAGTAATAGTAAATCCCTTCATTATCCTTCTCTTTTTCATCTAAAAATGGAATTTTTTTATTACCATTATCCATGGATCGATAGCATGCTTCTTTTGTATGCCTTAAGCATTTTGTTTTATTTTCTGTCTTTTAAGGGCTGCTTAATTTTTTTTGGGAGTGCATTTTCGATCCATACCGGTGTATTATTGCTTCGTTGCTTCATATTAGAGCGGCCTCCTGTATCTAACATGTTTGAAACTGTCATTTATGTTCCTTACATTACAGCATGTAGTGCATTAGTATTGGCCTTAATTAATCGTTTTCGTTTAGCTCTCGTTTTGTCAGCCATTATCTCCATTATTTTTTTGGGCCTATTGCAAGTTACATCTATTGATTCAGGTCTTGAAAATGTGCAAGCAGTCCTAGATTCCCAATATTGGTTAATTATTCATGTGTTAATGGTAGTGGGAAGCTATGGTTTATTTTTTTTAGCAGGTACTTTAGGACATTACTATTTGTTAGCAAATCGGGAAAAAGCGGTAGAAAGGCTCATCTTAAAGACATTATATGTTGCCACAGCCTTGCTAATTGGAGGAACTATTTTAGGAGGTGTTTGGGCAGCTCAAAGTTGGGGAAGATTTTGGGACTGGGATCCAAAAGAATCATGGGCTTTTATCTCAAGCTGTATTTATCTTTGTTGGATCCATGCTTACCGTTTTGGAAAAATTAGGGGGTTTGGATTAGCAATAGGTTCAGTTATTGGTCTTACCTTTATAAGCTTTACTTGGTATGGCGTTAACTACATATTAGGCACTGGATTGCATAGTTATGGTTTTGGAAATGGAGGAGAAATTTATTTTTATTTTTATCTCTTGGCAGAAGTGCTTTTTGTCACAAGTATGATTGTTGCAAA